In the genome of Nonlabens sp. MB-3u-79, one region contains:
- a CDS encoding DUF4174 domain-containing protein, whose translation MIIYQVLPNNWSILLLRQSKNGSLPLLTLFNQSNHFRVVLIGFGGTLKEERKDYFEPQKLFSIIDRMPMIKAGLRRKK comes from the coding sequence TTGATTATTTATCAAGTACTTCCCAATAACTGGAGCATCTTACTTTTAAGACAATCCAAGAATGGAAGTCTACCTCTACTTACTCTTTTTAACCAGAGCAACCACTTTAGAGTTGTCCTTATAGGCTTTGGCGGAACCCTTAAAGAAGAAAGAAAAGATTACTTTGAACCTCAAAAGCTTTTTAGCATTATTGACAGAATGCCCATGATAAAAGCAGGGTTAAGACGTAAAAAATAA
- a CDS encoding YpdA family putative bacillithiol disulfide reductase, with translation MENEKPVDVIIIGAGPIGINCALEAKKNNLSYLIIEKGPLVNSLYNYPSNMQFFSTSEKLELNGIPFISKDAKPSKQEALEYYRRIASSNDLHIKLFEKVIAVDKIKNFKVTTDRGHYKAKNIIVATGFYDIPNKMEVTGEELSKVTHYYNDPHLYAFQKVAVVGASNSAVDAALEIYRKGGAVSMIIRDEGIGDRVKYWVKPDIENRIKEGSIKAYYNSEIKEISEDKIVIKQAGKDISIPNDFVVALTGYLPNFTFLKAMGIELVGEKQIPSYNENSMETNVKGIFLAGVICGGEETHKWFIENSRVHAPQIINTIAGRQKKTTF, from the coding sequence ATGGAAAATGAAAAACCAGTTGATGTCATCATTATAGGTGCTGGACCTATAGGTATTAATTGCGCTCTAGAAGCAAAGAAAAATAACCTATCCTACCTGATTATTGAAAAGGGACCTCTAGTGAACTCGCTTTACAACTACCCCTCTAACATGCAATTTTTCTCTACCAGTGAGAAATTAGAACTGAATGGTATTCCGTTTATATCTAAAGACGCAAAACCCAGCAAACAAGAAGCTTTAGAATACTACAGGCGTATAGCAAGTTCCAATGACTTACATATAAAGCTTTTTGAAAAAGTAATTGCCGTAGATAAAATTAAAAACTTTAAAGTCACTACTGATAGAGGTCATTACAAAGCAAAGAACATTATAGTCGCTACAGGTTTCTATGACATTCCTAATAAAATGGAGGTTACAGGGGAAGAACTTTCTAAAGTGACTCATTATTACAACGACCCACATTTATATGCGTTTCAGAAAGTAGCTGTTGTTGGCGCTAGTAATAGTGCGGTGGACGCCGCATTAGAAATTTACCGCAAAGGCGGTGCGGTTTCTATGATCATACGTGATGAAGGTATAGGAGATCGTGTCAAGTATTGGGTAAAGCCAGATATTGAAAATCGTATTAAAGAAGGATCCATAAAGGCTTACTATAACAGTGAGATTAAAGAAATATCAGAAGACAAAATAGTCATCAAGCAAGCAGGTAAAGATATTTCTATACCTAATGACTTTGTGGTAGCCTTAACTGGTTACCTACCTAATTTTACATTTTTAAAAGCAATGGGAATAGAGCTCGTGGGCGAAAAACAGATTCCGTCCTACAATGAAAACTCTATGGAAACCAACGTAAAAGGGATATTTCTAGCCGGGGTTATTTGTGGTGGTGAAGAAACCCATAAATGGTTTATAGAAAATAGTCGTGTGCATGCCCCTCAAATAATTAATACCATTGCTGGCAGACAAAAGAAAACCACATTCTAA
- the accD gene encoding acetyl-CoA carboxylase, carboxyltransferase subunit beta has protein sequence MAWFKRDKKGITTPTEAKKDTPKGLWYKSPTGKIVDTDQLKNNFYVSPEDGYHVRIGSNEYFEILFDDNKYKELNPNIVSKDPLNFEDTKKYTDRIEAAQKKTGLKDAVRTAVGKSEGNDLVVACMDFAFIGGSMGSVVGEKIARAADYSLKNNIPFMIISKSGGARMMEAALSLMQLAKTSAKLAQLSEAGIPYISLCTDPTTGGTTASFAMLGDINVGEPGALIAFAGPRVVRDTTGKELPEGFQTAEFLLEKGFLDFICPRNQLKKKVNLYLNLILNRKAKVA, from the coding sequence ATGGCTTGGTTTAAAAGAGACAAAAAAGGAATAACTACACCTACAGAGGCAAAAAAAGACACTCCTAAGGGATTGTGGTACAAATCGCCCACTGGAAAGATAGTAGATACAGATCAACTTAAAAATAATTTTTATGTGAGCCCAGAAGATGGATACCACGTAAGAATAGGAAGTAATGAGTACTTTGAAATATTGTTTGACGACAACAAATACAAAGAACTCAATCCTAATATTGTTTCTAAAGATCCATTAAATTTTGAAGACACTAAGAAGTACACAGACCGTATAGAAGCAGCTCAAAAGAAAACAGGACTTAAGGATGCCGTGCGCACAGCAGTAGGTAAATCTGAAGGTAATGATCTTGTAGTGGCATGTATGGACTTTGCATTTATTGGTGGCTCTATGGGTAGTGTTGTAGGAGAGAAAATTGCTCGGGCAGCAGACTATTCCCTGAAGAACAACATTCCATTTATGATCATTTCTAAGTCTGGCGGTGCTCGTATGATGGAAGCGGCATTATCATTAATGCAACTAGCAAAAACAAGTGCAAAACTTGCTCAATTGAGCGAAGCAGGAATACCTTATATATCTTTATGTACAGACCCTACTACAGGTGGGACTACAGCCTCATTTGCTATGCTAGGAGATATCAATGTAGGAGAACCTGGGGCTTTAATTGCCTTTGCAGGACCTCGTGTAGTTAGAGATACCACAGGAAAAGAACTTCCAGAAGGATTCCAAACGGCAGAGTTCCTTCTCGAAAAAGGCTTCTTAGATTTTATATGTCCTAGAAATCAACTTAAAAAGAAAGTAAATCTATACCTCAACCTTATTCTTAACAGAAAAGCAAAGGTAGCTTAA
- a CDS encoding 4Fe-4S binding protein, with amino-acid sequence MKAIQHIGIAIFLVGFGIFISLPFLGNFKLDQKGFDELMDNQGIKSEVFIQDLQAKIVDKDFSGITPLSSIVAKATENANTIHTKNKEWDKKVYASDDDLATSIKKESGYGFITENKGLMWFLTFGLGILGALMFIIPQVVTLGRKGIKNNGIYHQSSTNRGWIAWLVFVFLVSFYLVLYFQSEYAVNWTYLVDPISKSLNGNPAGHWFVYGFMYCTVMTVMAVRMYVKYRHNKYQVLRTTSVLFFQIVFAFLIPEIMVRLQLSYSKGYDFKNAFPLDYDFFFSWNLKELVSSGGLGLFILVWGILLTVVIVPVMVYFFGKRWYCSWVCGCGGLAETLGDPYRQHSSKSLFSWKVERWLIHGVLVFALVMTGFTLYGFFTEASVVLGIDVQSIMNVYSFLIGAIFAGVIGTGFYPIFGNRVWCRFGCPLAAYLGFVQRFKSRFRITTNGGQCISCGNCSTYCEQGIDVRAYAQKGENIVRSSCVGCGICSAVCPRGVLKLENGPESGRINPTEVLLGNDVDLMELLNKNK; translated from the coding sequence ATGAAAGCAATACAACATATAGGCATAGCCATTTTTTTAGTGGGTTTTGGAATCTTTATCAGCCTTCCTTTTTTAGGCAACTTTAAACTCGATCAAAAAGGCTTTGACGAGCTGATGGACAACCAAGGGATAAAAAGTGAGGTTTTTATACAAGACCTACAAGCCAAAATAGTCGACAAAGATTTTTCTGGTATCACACCTTTATCCTCTATAGTAGCAAAAGCTACTGAAAATGCAAATACCATTCATACCAAGAATAAGGAATGGGATAAAAAAGTGTATGCCAGTGATGATGATCTAGCAACCTCCATAAAAAAGGAATCTGGTTACGGCTTTATTACAGAAAACAAAGGTTTAATGTGGTTCCTCACCTTTGGACTTGGGATTTTAGGTGCTCTGATGTTTATCATACCACAAGTAGTTACTTTAGGTAGAAAAGGAATTAAAAACAATGGTATTTATCACCAAAGCTCTACAAATAGAGGCTGGATCGCGTGGCTCGTATTTGTCTTTTTAGTTAGTTTTTACTTAGTGCTCTATTTTCAATCAGAATATGCCGTAAACTGGACGTATTTAGTAGACCCTATAAGTAAAAGTTTGAACGGTAATCCTGCAGGGCACTGGTTTGTATATGGTTTTATGTATTGTACAGTAATGACAGTTATGGCTGTTAGGATGTATGTCAAATACCGTCATAATAAATACCAAGTCTTGCGAACAACCTCCGTATTGTTCTTTCAAATTGTCTTTGCTTTTTTGATTCCTGAAATCATGGTGCGTCTACAATTATCGTATTCAAAAGGTTATGACTTTAAGAATGCATTCCCATTAGATTATGATTTCTTTTTTAGCTGGAACTTGAAAGAGTTGGTTTCTAGCGGTGGATTAGGTTTGTTTATTCTCGTATGGGGAATTCTATTGACCGTGGTGATTGTTCCAGTAATGGTTTATTTCTTTGGAAAAAGATGGTATTGCTCATGGGTTTGTGGTTGTGGTGGACTGGCCGAAACTTTGGGGGATCCTTACCGTCAGCATTCCAGTAAATCGCTTTTCTCTTGGAAAGTAGAACGCTGGTTGATTCATGGCGTACTCGTCTTTGCCTTAGTAATGACTGGTTTTACTCTGTATGGCTTTTTTACCGAGGCTAGCGTAGTTCTTGGCATTGATGTGCAAAGTATTATGAATGTCTACAGCTTTTTAATAGGGGCTATTTTTGCCGGAGTGATAGGTACTGGATTCTATCCTATTTTTGGTAATCGTGTGTGGTGCCGTTTTGGTTGCCCGCTGGCGGCTTATTTAGGATTTGTGCAGCGTTTTAAATCTCGATTTAGGATTACCACTAACGGTGGTCAGTGTATTTCTTGTGGTAATTGTTCTACTTATTGTGAGCAAGGAATAGATGTAAGAGCTTATGCTCAAAAGGGAGAAAACATCGTTAGGTCCAGCTGTGTAGGATGTGGTATTTGTAGTGCGGTATGCCCGAGAGGAGTATTGAAGCTGGAGAACGGTCCAGAATCTGGTCGTATCAATCCTACAGAAGTATTGTTAGGAAATGATGTGGACTTGATGGAGTTGTTGAATAAGAATAAATAG